The following coding sequences lie in one Mycobacterium sp. DL440 genomic window:
- a CDS encoding DUF6398 domain-containing protein: MSKSNRPRRATKHRNVRREGRSMHHQRAEPDLLDVVGTAMADPDPLHLLSYVSSLLTAVDPRGRNHPFAQAESAPDAPTREELAATFIDVPTPETTALLAVIAALADHDHLLRARIHRELVTRPAAGPQWLSGLAETSATRAVRMGHILGDGDNIIIGVRLADSHELTLVVYVDHNMGQLVKDAFVLSEPMADVLAQYERIADDPDVIWEELSLADARAWLDEAIEIAVITFPPVETETWPACRPLIEWVTRGLPEGGSGYQRPEWDSAKTEQLADRFFASKWGRPLDDDDHRGLLDSLLWYGTDYGPGDPLRWSGVQVEILFMDWLPRKIVAPADYLANAPELLRAFVCFAHNESGVRAELTEQTLAAIDAYAPQYQEVIRSPRPQGPAALLGALGMDTAPSEFDEPHWSEEMELDSLAQEVGSHEQLDRLDTVPLPDEPFDWTGIPDDIAARVAEVLELTDRCCDELLDDVEYRTVARRVLARVASEGPAVFRRKAAADTAAAAVVWIAGKANGLFEWTSDLRAADIVRHFDIKSSPSQRGAVMLRAGGFRDETYAVELGSPDYLIADRREWIIGRRDHLRQRIASHDLE, translated from the coding sequence ATGTCGAAATCGAACCGCCCACGCCGCGCCACCAAGCATCGCAACGTGCGCCGGGAGGGCCGTTCGATGCACCATCAGCGGGCCGAGCCGGATCTGCTCGACGTAGTAGGCACGGCCATGGCCGATCCGGATCCGCTGCATCTGCTCAGCTATGTCAGCAGCTTGCTGACCGCAGTCGACCCGCGAGGCAGAAACCATCCATTCGCCCAAGCCGAGTCAGCTCCGGATGCGCCGACCCGCGAAGAGCTCGCCGCGACGTTCATCGACGTGCCGACACCGGAAACCACGGCACTGCTGGCGGTGATCGCCGCGCTGGCCGATCACGACCATCTCCTGCGTGCACGCATCCACCGTGAACTGGTCACCCGTCCCGCTGCTGGACCCCAGTGGCTGAGCGGGCTGGCCGAGACGTCGGCCACCCGGGCCGTGCGGATGGGTCACATCCTGGGCGACGGCGACAACATCATCATCGGGGTGCGGCTGGCGGACAGCCACGAGCTCACCCTCGTCGTCTACGTCGACCACAACATGGGCCAGCTGGTCAAGGATGCCTTCGTGCTGTCCGAGCCGATGGCCGACGTCCTCGCCCAGTACGAGCGCATCGCCGACGACCCGGACGTGATCTGGGAGGAACTCAGCCTGGCTGATGCGCGCGCGTGGCTCGACGAGGCGATCGAAATCGCCGTCATCACCTTCCCCCCGGTCGAAACCGAGACGTGGCCCGCGTGCCGCCCGCTGATCGAATGGGTCACCCGCGGATTGCCCGAAGGGGGATCTGGTTATCAACGGCCCGAATGGGATTCGGCGAAGACTGAGCAGCTCGCAGATCGGTTTTTCGCCTCGAAGTGGGGCCGCCCGCTCGATGACGACGATCATCGCGGACTGCTCGATTCGCTGCTCTGGTATGGCACCGACTACGGACCCGGTGACCCGCTGCGCTGGAGCGGTGTTCAGGTCGAGATCCTGTTCATGGATTGGCTGCCTCGCAAGATCGTCGCACCAGCCGACTATCTCGCCAACGCGCCGGAGCTATTACGGGCCTTTGTGTGCTTTGCGCACAACGAATCTGGGGTACGAGCGGAACTGACGGAGCAGACCTTGGCGGCGATCGATGCCTACGCTCCGCAATACCAGGAAGTGATCCGCTCACCCCGGCCACAGGGGCCGGCAGCGCTGCTCGGTGCGCTCGGCATGGATACAGCGCCGTCGGAGTTCGACGAGCCGCACTGGTCCGAGGAAATGGAGCTGGACAGCCTGGCGCAGGAGGTTGGCAGCCACGAGCAGTTGGACCGGCTCGACACCGTGCCGCTGCCCGACGAACCATTCGACTGGACGGGGATTCCTGACGACATCGCCGCGCGGGTAGCCGAAGTGCTCGAGCTGACCGACCGCTGCTGCGACGAGCTGCTCGATGATGTCGAATACCGAACGGTCGCCCGTCGCGTGCTCGCCCGCGTTGCCTCCGAAGGGCCTGCGGTGTTCAGGCGCAAAGCAGCGGCGGATACGGCGGCCGCAGCGGTGGTGTGGATCGCGGGTAAGGCGAACGGCCTTTTCGAGTGGACTTCCGATCTTCGGGCCGCCGACATCGTGAGGCACTTCGACATCAAAAGCAGCCCCTCGCAGCGCGGCGCCGTCATGCTGCGGGCCGGTGGCTTCCGGGACGAAACCTATGCCGTGGAACTCGGCTCACCCGACTATCTGATCGCCGATCGTCGGGAATGGATCATCGGGCGGCGTGACCACCTCCGTCAGCGGATCGCGTCGCATGACCTGGAGTAA
- a CDS encoding AbrB/MazE/SpoVT family DNA-binding domain-containing protein, whose amino-acid sequence MEAVIDSGGRIVLPKQLRDALGLAPGTTVDISAYGGGLHVIPGGRTARLERDENGRLIARADTVVTDEMMFALIDSGRR is encoded by the coding sequence ATGGAGGCTGTCATCGATTCCGGTGGCCGGATTGTGCTGCCGAAGCAGTTACGTGATGCATTGGGTCTGGCGCCAGGTACGACCGTCGACATTTCTGCTTACGGCGGCGGATTACACGTCATCCCCGGGGGGAGAACCGCGCGCCTCGAGCGGGATGAGAACGGGCGCCTGATCGCCCGGGCCGATACGGTCGTGACCGACGAGATGATGTTTGCGCTCATCGATTCGGGACGGCGTTGA
- a CDS encoding type II toxin-antitoxin system VapC family toxin, translated as MTPASLTAVDTSVGVPLLVSSHRQHAAVAEWAKGRTLGLSGHALAETYSVLTRLPGDARVTPADALALIDENFPESFSLGARAARVAHRELARRGIAGGATYDGLVALAARERGAVLVTRDARARSTYEVLGVRTEVLVDNAAP; from the coding sequence TTGACGCCAGCGTCGCTCACAGCAGTCGACACGAGCGTCGGGGTGCCGCTCTTGGTGAGCTCGCACCGGCAACACGCTGCGGTCGCGGAGTGGGCGAAAGGGCGCACCCTCGGGCTCAGCGGGCATGCGCTGGCCGAAACGTACTCGGTGCTGACGCGCCTGCCGGGTGACGCTCGGGTGACTCCTGCCGACGCGCTGGCACTGATCGACGAGAACTTTCCAGAATCCTTTTCCCTCGGCGCACGTGCCGCACGAGTTGCGCACCGCGAGCTCGCCCGGCGGGGCATCGCCGGCGGGGCGACCTATGACGGACTCGTTGCGCTGGCCGCTCGTGAGCGTGGTGCCGTGCTGGTCACCCGGGATGCGCGTGCACGATCGACCTACGAAGTACTCGGGGTGCGCACCGAGGTGCTGGTAGACAACGCTGCACCATGA
- a CDS encoding OPT family oligopeptide transporter: protein MHTVYPPNRRVSDSPGGSNREEAALATESQVDPTTPTLRELTVRGILLGGAITLVFTAANVYLGLKVGLTFATAIPAAVISMALLRNFANHSIVENNIVQTVASAAGTLSAIIFVLPGLIMIGWWTGFPYWITAAVCAVGGILGVMYSIPLRRALVTGSDLPYPEGVAAAEVLKVGDSTQGVEENRVGIRVIAFGALVSAGFGLLANLKVLANYVAAYFRVGAGGSMFGASLSLALIGVGHLIGMTVGIAMLVGLVISFGVLLPIRTIGTFGTDESVADVIDGVFVHEVRFIGAGAIAVAAVWTLLKILRPIIKGITEAMASARDRRDGQLVDITQRDIPFPLVVGVIVAMLVPIAALLWGFSRGTALQGSSAGIIVASLVFIFVIGLVIAAVCGYMAGLIGSSNSPISGVGILTVLIAALVIKVVFGRADDDQSLALVAFTLFVAAVTFGVATISNDNLQDLKTGQLVGATPWKQQVALVIGVLFGSAIIPPVLDLMQQAFGFLGAPGATDHALAAPQAALISSLAKGVFGGSLDWSLIGLGAAIGVVIVIVDEILTRTSRFSLPPLAVGMGMYLPMSLTLIIPLGSLLGWFYNRWADRKGGDVDRKKRLGVLLATGMIVGESLYGVVFAGFVAGTGSDDPFAIFPGNDGTFAEVVGVAGFAAVLLWLYMRTRKISARELPASSEV, encoded by the coding sequence ATGCATACCGTGTATCCACCGAATCGTCGCGTCAGCGACAGCCCGGGAGGCAGCAACCGAGAGGAGGCCGCGTTGGCCACGGAAAGCCAGGTAGACCCCACCACGCCGACGCTGCGCGAGCTCACCGTCCGCGGCATCCTGCTCGGCGGAGCGATCACGCTGGTGTTCACCGCCGCCAACGTCTACCTCGGTCTCAAGGTCGGCCTGACGTTCGCCACCGCCATCCCGGCGGCGGTGATCTCGATGGCCCTCCTGCGCAACTTCGCCAACCACTCCATCGTGGAGAACAACATCGTGCAGACCGTCGCCTCGGCGGCCGGCACGCTCTCGGCGATCATCTTCGTGCTGCCCGGGCTGATCATGATCGGCTGGTGGACCGGGTTCCCGTACTGGATCACGGCGGCCGTGTGTGCGGTCGGCGGCATCCTCGGCGTGATGTACTCCATCCCGCTGCGCCGGGCCCTGGTGACCGGCTCGGATCTGCCCTATCCCGAAGGGGTGGCCGCCGCCGAGGTGCTCAAGGTCGGTGACAGCACGCAGGGCGTCGAGGAGAACCGCGTCGGCATCCGGGTGATCGCGTTCGGCGCGCTGGTATCGGCCGGATTCGGGCTGCTGGCCAACCTGAAAGTGCTCGCCAACTATGTGGCGGCGTACTTCCGCGTCGGGGCCGGTGGGTCGATGTTCGGCGCCAGCCTGTCGCTGGCGTTGATCGGGGTGGGCCATCTGATCGGGATGACTGTGGGCATCGCGATGCTCGTCGGGCTGGTGATCTCCTTCGGGGTGCTGCTGCCAATCCGTACCATCGGGACGTTCGGGACCGACGAGTCCGTGGCCGACGTCATCGACGGCGTGTTCGTGCACGAGGTGCGGTTCATCGGCGCCGGGGCGATCGCGGTGGCCGCGGTGTGGACGCTGCTGAAGATCCTGCGCCCGATCATCAAGGGCATCACCGAGGCGATGGCCTCGGCACGAGACCGGCGGGACGGCCAACTGGTCGACATCACTCAACGCGATATCCCGTTCCCCCTCGTGGTGGGGGTCATCGTGGCGATGCTGGTCCCGATCGCGGCGCTGCTGTGGGGCTTCAGTCGCGGCACCGCACTGCAGGGCAGTTCGGCCGGGATCATCGTGGCGAGCCTGGTGTTTATCTTCGTCATCGGCCTGGTCATCGCCGCGGTGTGCGGCTACATGGCCGGCCTGATCGGCTCGTCGAACAGCCCGATCTCCGGGGTGGGCATCCTGACGGTGCTGATCGCCGCACTGGTGATCAAGGTGGTGTTCGGCCGTGCCGACGATGACCAGTCGCTCGCGCTGGTGGCCTTCACCCTGTTCGTCGCGGCCGTCACGTTCGGGGTGGCCACCATCTCCAACGACAACCTGCAGGACCTCAAGACCGGCCAGCTCGTCGGCGCCACACCGTGGAAACAGCAGGTGGCCTTGGTGATTGGCGTTCTGTTCGGGTCGGCGATCATTCCGCCGGTGCTCGATCTGATGCAGCAGGCCTTCGGGTTCCTCGGCGCACCGGGGGCCACCGACCACGCGCTGGCCGCACCGCAGGCCGCGTTGATCTCCTCGCTCGCCAAAGGGGTGTTCGGCGGATCCCTGGACTGGTCACTGATCGGCCTGGGTGCGGCGATCGGGGTAGTGATCGTGATCGTCGACGAAATCCTCACCCGCACATCACGGTTCAGCCTGCCGCCGCTGGCGGTCGGGATGGGCATGTACCTGCCGATGAGCCTGACGCTGATCATCCCGCTCGGCTCGCTACTGGGTTGGTTCTACAACCGGTGGGCCGACCGGAAGGGTGGCGATGTTGACCGCAAGAAGCGACTTGGCGTGCTGCTGGCCACCGGTATGATCGTCGGTGAGAGCCTCTACGGCGTGGTGTTCGCCGGGTTCGTCGCCGGCACTGGGAGCGATGATCCGTTCGCGATCTTCCCCGGGAACGACGGGACTTTCGCCGAGGTGGTCGGGGTGGCCGGGTTCGCGGCGGTGCTGCTGTGGCTGTACATGCGGACGCGGAAGATTTCTGCGCGCGAGCTGCCCGCTTCTTCGGAGGTATAG